A window of the Rhodoferax sp. GW822-FHT02A01 genome harbors these coding sequences:
- a CDS encoding methyl-accepting chemotaxis protein, with translation MKLENISFAHKLWLLALFIIITMTAVSIYGQRTSKAHQQEAIEQIQLHESRITEAVRWRGLIEANVQRTLALASSMDPAIADTFTESNKAGIVASSAMQKAILEHATSEEDKKALALVGERRAAVLGFVKNLAELKKAENAAEMAKVAKEQFLPAITGYLDALDGFVKAQEQARDVAKETALANASRAEMLSYAGMLGVVLISLWLVYTMTHSIIQPLNQTVAVAKNIAAGDLTQHLQTTRQDEFGELMRAVDDMNSRLHGVVSEVITASSSVANASTEIAQGNQDLSARTESQASALEQTAASMEELSSQVKHNADNARQANQLASSASTVAVRGGEVVGQVVETMKGINESSRKISDIISVIDGIAFQTNILALNAAVEAARAGDQGRGFAVVASEVRALAGRSAEAAKEIKALINASVERVEQGTVLVDEAGTTMGEVVSSIRRVTDLMGEISSASNEQSAGVAQVGEAVAQMDQATQQNAALVEEMSAAASSLKSQAADLVKTVAIFKLETGHGVAKATVRSTTPKSTPFQGQERRGAAAAPKPAATKPAAPAAPAAALPKPVVQAKTTAKANDDEWETF, from the coding sequence CATGACGGCAGTGTCCATCTACGGACAGCGTACTTCCAAGGCACACCAGCAGGAAGCCATTGAGCAGATCCAGCTCCACGAAAGCCGGATCACCGAGGCGGTGCGTTGGCGTGGACTGATCGAGGCCAACGTTCAAAGAACGCTGGCCCTGGCCTCTTCCATGGACCCGGCCATTGCCGATACCTTCACGGAAAGCAACAAGGCCGGCATCGTGGCCAGCAGTGCCATGCAGAAGGCCATTCTGGAGCATGCAACTTCCGAGGAAGACAAGAAGGCGCTGGCTTTGGTCGGCGAACGCCGCGCTGCAGTGCTGGGTTTCGTGAAGAACCTGGCTGAACTCAAGAAGGCCGAGAACGCCGCCGAAATGGCCAAAGTGGCCAAGGAGCAGTTCCTGCCAGCCATCACGGGTTACCTGGACGCGCTGGACGGTTTCGTCAAGGCGCAGGAACAGGCTCGCGATGTGGCCAAGGAAACCGCACTGGCAAATGCCAGCCGTGCAGAGATGCTGAGCTATGCCGGCATGCTGGGCGTGGTGCTGATCAGCTTGTGGCTGGTGTACACCATGACCCACTCCATCATTCAGCCGCTGAACCAGACAGTCGCCGTGGCCAAAAACATTGCAGCCGGTGACCTGACCCAGCATCTGCAGACCACCCGCCAGGATGAATTCGGCGAACTCATGCGTGCCGTGGATGACATGAATTCCCGCCTGCACGGCGTAGTCAGTGAAGTCATCACCGCATCCTCATCGGTGGCCAATGCCAGTACCGAGATTGCCCAAGGCAACCAGGACCTGAGCGCCCGCACCGAGAGCCAGGCCAGCGCCCTGGAGCAGACGGCGGCGTCCATGGAAGAGCTCAGCTCGCAGGTCAAGCACAACGCAGACAACGCACGCCAGGCCAACCAGCTGGCATCCAGTGCATCCACCGTGGCCGTGCGCGGCGGCGAAGTGGTGGGACAGGTGGTGGAGACCATGAAGGGCATCAACGAATCCAGCCGCAAGATCTCCGACATCATCTCCGTCATCGACGGCATTGCCTTCCAGACCAACATCCTGGCCCTGAACGCGGCGGTGGAAGCCGCACGCGCCGGCGACCAGGGACGTGGCTTTGCCGTGGTGGCATCGGAAGTGCGGGCCCTGGCCGGACGCAGTGCGGAAGCGGCCAAGGAGATCAAGGCCCTGATCAATGCCAGCGTGGAGCGGGTGGAGCAAGGCACCGTGTTGGTGGATGAAGCCGGCACCACAATGGGTGAAGTCGTCAGCTCCATCCGCCGGGTGACGGACCTGATGGGCGAGATCAGCTCGGCCAGCAACGAACAGTCGGCCGGCGTAGCGCAGGTGGGAGAGGCAGTGGCACAAATGGACCAGGCCACCCAGCAAAATGCAGCGCTGGTGGAAGAGATGTCCGCAGCCGCAAGCAGCCTGAAGTCGCAGGCGGCAGATCTGGTGAAGACGGTTGCCATCTTCAAGCTCGAGACCGGGCACGGCGTGGCCAAAGCCACGGTGCGTTCGACAACTCCCAAGAGCACTCCGTTCCAGGGCCAGGAGCGCCGGGGCGCTGCAGCGGCACCCAAGCCTGCCGCCACCAAACCAGCAGCGCCTGCGGCCCCGGCCGCCGCCTTGCCCAAGCCAGTCGTGCAGGCCAAGACAACCGCCAAGGCCAACGACGACGAATGGGAAACTTTCTGA
- a CDS encoding MarC family protein: protein MELKPLVTLLAIVNPLAIVPFFIHYTQGFSREQRRQTILVSTLSTFIVIAVSALAGLQILEFFGITLASFQVGGGMLLLTSALNMLNAQPAEAKPSTNVMEDGAEKAAQGSSIAVVPLTIPLLTGPATMSTVVIYADKAKTMLQLATLVGYGVVVALATLACFSLAAPIARFLGKTGISVMTRLMGLILAALAVEVMSDGLVKLFPLLGGH from the coding sequence ATGGAACTCAAACCCCTCGTCACCCTGCTGGCCATCGTCAACCCGTTGGCCATCGTGCCGTTCTTCATCCACTACACACAGGGGTTCTCGCGCGAGCAGCGCCGCCAGACCATTCTGGTCTCCACCTTGAGCACTTTCATCGTGATTGCGGTGAGTGCGCTGGCGGGTCTGCAGATCCTGGAGTTCTTCGGCATCACGCTGGCGAGTTTCCAGGTGGGTGGCGGCATGCTGCTGCTCACCAGCGCCCTCAACATGCTCAACGCCCAACCGGCCGAAGCCAAGCCCAGCACCAACGTGATGGAGGACGGTGCCGAAAAGGCCGCACAGGGCTCCAGCATCGCGGTGGTGCCGCTGACCATCCCGCTGCTCACCGGACCGGCCACCATGTCCACGGTGGTGATCTATGCCGACAAGGCCAAGACCATGCTGCAACTGGCCACCCTGGTGGGCTATGGCGTGGTGGTGGCGCTGGCTACGCTGGCGTGTTTTTCTTTGGCCGCACCCATCGCCCGCTTCCTGGGCAAGACCGGCATTAGCGTGATGACGCGTCTGATGGGTCTGATCCTGGCCGCGCTAGCGGTGGAAGTGATGTCCGACGGTCTGGTCAAGCTCTTCCCGCTTCTGGGCGGACACTGA
- a CDS encoding LON peptidase substrate-binding domain-containing protein, with product MTTWTAPTPGTVQQELPLFPLNTVLFPDGSLSLQIFEVRYLDLIGKCHKSGTPFGVVSLTQGQEVRTRDPLAPTGEAFVREDFADVGTLATIVDFAAPQAGLMVIRCTGGGRFKVRARRQLKHGLWVGDVEHLANDEPLPIPEDLRPVAHALAHLLEQQSSQSPQESPLFSQPYRLDECGWVANRWCDLLSLPTTFKQSLLRLDSPLLRLELVADLLSNQTAA from the coding sequence GTGACGACCTGGACCGCCCCCACTCCCGGCACCGTGCAGCAGGAGCTGCCGCTGTTTCCGCTCAACACGGTGCTGTTCCCGGACGGCAGCCTGAGTCTGCAGATCTTTGAAGTGCGCTATCTGGACTTGATCGGCAAATGCCACAAGAGTGGTACACCGTTTGGCGTGGTGTCGCTCACCCAAGGGCAGGAAGTGCGTACGCGCGACCCGTTGGCGCCCACGGGCGAGGCCTTTGTGCGCGAGGACTTTGCCGACGTAGGCACGCTTGCCACCATCGTCGACTTTGCCGCGCCCCAGGCCGGACTGATGGTGATCCGTTGTACGGGCGGCGGCCGATTCAAGGTTCGTGCACGCAGGCAACTCAAGCATGGCTTGTGGGTGGGCGATGTGGAGCATCTTGCCAATGACGAACCCCTGCCCATTCCGGAGGACTTGCGGCCTGTGGCCCATGCGCTGGCGCATCTGCTGGAGCAGCAGAGCAGCCAGTCGCCACAGGAGTCGCCGCTTTTTTCTCAGCCCTACCGGTTGGACGAATGCGGTTGGGTGGCCAACCGCTGGTGTGATCTGCTGTCTTTGCCCACCACCTTCAAGCAAAGCCTGCTGCGGCTGGACAGCCCGCTGCTGCGGCTGGAGCTGGTGGCGGACCTGCTGTCCAACCAGACAGCGGCCTAA
- a CDS encoding ABC-type transport auxiliary lipoprotein family protein has protein sequence MHLQLPFLPSLRRSVALPSALLLGALLCACAAPPASRSVVYDFGPGATQPVMSNRMAPLPPLVLADVEAPAALEGNAVLYRLAYADAQQLRPYAQARWTMPPGQLLRQRLREQLGQRRPVLLPADAVAPGTLVLRLELEEFSHYFESAQNSSGLVRVRATLSRTGLPARTLAQTSLVVQKVATRGDAAGGVQALAQASDALIAQLDAWVQQVASAESTTP, from the coding sequence ATGCATCTGCAACTTCCGTTCCTTCCATCCCTGCGACGCAGCGTGGCGCTTCCATCGGCACTGCTGCTGGGCGCACTGCTGTGCGCCTGTGCCGCACCGCCTGCGTCGCGCAGCGTGGTGTATGACTTCGGTCCGGGTGCCACCCAGCCCGTGATGTCCAACCGCATGGCGCCGTTGCCGCCTCTGGTGCTGGCGGATGTGGAAGCCCCGGCAGCGCTGGAAGGCAATGCGGTGCTGTACCGCCTGGCCTATGCCGACGCGCAGCAACTGCGTCCCTACGCCCAGGCCCGCTGGACCATGCCGCCCGGACAGCTGCTGCGACAGCGCCTGCGCGAACAGCTGGGGCAGCGCCGTCCGGTGCTGTTGCCCGCCGACGCGGTGGCGCCCGGCACGCTGGTGCTGCGGCTGGAGCTGGAGGAGTTCAGCCACTACTTCGAGTCGGCACAGAACAGCTCGGGCCTGGTGCGCGTGCGTGCGACGCTGAGCCGCACTGGCCTGCCCGCCAGGACGCTGGCACAAACCAGTCTGGTGGTGCAGAAGGTGGCCACCCGTGGCGACGCCGCAGGCGGTGTGCAGGCGCTTGCGCAAGCCAGTGACGCGCTGATCGCGCAACTGGACGCCTGGGTGCAGCAAGTGGCCAGTGCGGAATCCACAACACCGTGA
- a CDS encoding MlaD family protein: MENKSHAIAAGTFLLLMMALLIAMALWLKRDTSEQRQFEISSKESVNGLQPQAGVRYKGVSVGRVTAIGLDTQVPGNVLVRIAVNDSAPMSTTTFASLGFQGVTGLAFVQLDDAGLTGAPLSTSKAHPARIPMRAGLMSRLTEQGGNLLNQLEEASKRMNALLAPENQQTLTTAVANLGQAAASIQQLTRHADQALTGTGPEGSTNLPRLTAQVDATFKSMQQTSERLRDSAEVVKNSAEQFRRTSVRMNEPGGTLDRIARSTEALTNTATTLNATLLPRLSRTSEEATRTVRLVGRAVEDIGDQPQSLLFGKGPAAPGPGESGFVPPSDKAGSPAVQP, from the coding sequence ATGGAAAACAAATCCCACGCCATCGCTGCCGGCACCTTCTTGCTGCTGATGATGGCCCTGCTGATCGCCATGGCGCTGTGGCTCAAGCGCGATACCAGTGAACAGCGCCAGTTCGAAATTTCCAGCAAGGAATCAGTCAACGGGCTGCAGCCCCAGGCCGGCGTGCGCTACAAGGGCGTGAGCGTCGGGCGGGTCACGGCCATTGGACTGGATACGCAAGTTCCGGGCAATGTGCTGGTGCGCATCGCCGTGAATGACAGCGCGCCCATGAGCACCACTACTTTTGCCAGCCTGGGTTTTCAGGGCGTGACCGGCCTGGCCTTCGTGCAGCTCGACGATGCCGGCTTGACCGGAGCACCCCTGTCCACCAGCAAGGCGCATCCGGCGCGCATCCCCATGCGAGCGGGGCTGATGTCGCGCCTGACCGAGCAGGGCGGCAACCTGCTCAACCAGCTGGAAGAAGCCAGCAAGCGCATGAACGCCCTGTTGGCTCCGGAGAACCAGCAGACGCTGACGACCGCAGTGGCCAACCTCGGTCAGGCTGCCGCCAGCATCCAGCAACTGACGCGCCATGCGGACCAGGCGCTGACGGGCACCGGACCTGAGGGCAGCACCAACCTGCCACGGCTGACCGCCCAGGTGGACGCCACCTTCAAGAGCATGCAGCAAACTTCCGAGCGGCTGCGCGACAGTGCCGAAGTCGTCAAGAATTCCGCCGAGCAGTTCCGCCGCACCTCGGTGCGCATGAATGAGCCCGGTGGCACGCTGGACCGCATTGCACGCAGCACCGAGGCCTTGACCAACACCGCCACCACCCTCAACGCCACCCTGCTGCCGCGCCTGAGTCGCACCAGCGAGGAGGCCACCCGCACGGTCCGTCTGGTGGGGCGTGCGGTGGAAGACATTGGCGATCAACCCCAGTCCCTGCTGTTTGGCAAGGGGCCTGCCGCGCCCGGTCCTGGTGAAAGCGGCTTTGTGCCACCGTCCGACAAAGCTGGCAGCCCGGCGGTACAACCCTGA
- a CDS encoding ATP-binding cassette domain-containing protein, translating to MVPPIVEIRGLWSSFSTRGVRAIIHQDLDLTIARGEFLSIVGGSGGGKTVLLRQILGLETPLKGSVTVLGEPASELGRAGAASRVGMLFQHGALFSAFTVLENIAFPLRELGVLPKNLIHDVAMVKMQMVGLDPSAAHKMPADLSGGMIKRVALARALVMDPPLLLLDEPTAGLDPDASDAFCTLLRSLHQELGLTVVMVTHDLDTIFELSTRVAVVADKHIIVDAPLREAIRFAHPFVRDFFLGERGQRAMEVLHHPAQGV from the coding sequence GTGGTACCGCCCATCGTCGAGATCCGCGGGCTGTGGTCGTCGTTCTCCACCCGCGGCGTGCGCGCCATCATCCACCAGGATCTGGACTTGACCATTGCCCGTGGCGAGTTTCTGTCGATCGTGGGTGGCTCGGGCGGTGGCAAGACCGTGCTGCTGCGCCAGATCCTTGGGCTGGAGACGCCACTCAAGGGTAGTGTGACGGTGTTGGGCGAGCCTGCCAGCGAGTTGGGCCGGGCCGGTGCCGCCAGCCGGGTGGGCATGCTGTTCCAGCATGGTGCCCTGTTCTCCGCCTTCACCGTGCTGGAGAACATTGCCTTTCCGCTGCGCGAGCTGGGTGTGCTGCCCAAGAACCTGATCCACGATGTGGCCATGGTCAAGATGCAGATGGTGGGGCTGGATCCGTCTGCTGCACACAAGATGCCGGCCGATCTGTCCGGCGGCATGATCAAGCGTGTGGCCCTGGCACGCGCCCTGGTGATGGACCCGCCCCTGCTGCTGCTGGATGAGCCCACGGCGGGGCTGGACCCGGATGCATCCGATGCGTTCTGCACCTTGCTGCGGTCGCTGCACCAGGAGCTGGGCCTGACCGTGGTGATGGTCACCCATGACCTGGACACCATCTTTGAGCTGAGTACCCGCGTGGCGGTGGTGGCCGACAAGCACATCATTGTCGATGCACCGTTGCGTGAAGCAATCCGCTTTGCCCATCCGTTCGTGCGCGACTTCTTTCTGGGCGAGCGTGGGCAGCGCGCCATGGAAGTCTTGCACCACCCGGCGCAAGGCGTGTAA
- a CDS encoding ABC transporter permease, with amino-acid sequence MQNTPPRIVKEASATGESLVLYGSWSAGTLANRDLWNNLQESLPRHGKGGMEASWDLRHIERLDHTGAQLLWNTWGRVWPRHVMVLDLQRATLNRVARFAVAPPKPHHTTLKELFLKLGEWLMGVESHAESALRLIGQLFLDTLNFLRDPSRAPWRDISGHIYRIGATALPITALVGFLIGVVLAYLMSRQLRQFGADAFIVNILGMALIRELGPVLAAILIAGRSGSAITAQIGVMRVTEELDAMRVMGIRRGYRLVFPRALALALVMPLLAIWTTAASLLGGMLASDLSIHLSPEYFLIALPKVVPLSNLWLALFKSLVFGLLIAINGCHFGLRVLPNTQSLGEGTTASVVSSITLVILVDALFAVLFKGVGL; translated from the coding sequence GTGCAAAACACCCCGCCGCGCATCGTCAAGGAGGCCTCTGCCACTGGGGAAAGTCTGGTCTTGTACGGCAGCTGGAGCGCCGGTACGTTGGCGAACCGTGACCTCTGGAACAACCTGCAGGAGTCGCTGCCGCGACACGGCAAGGGCGGCATGGAAGCAAGCTGGGACCTGCGCCATATCGAGCGGCTCGACCACACCGGCGCGCAGTTGTTGTGGAACACCTGGGGCCGGGTCTGGCCGCGCCACGTGATGGTGCTGGACCTGCAGCGTGCCACGCTCAACCGGGTGGCACGGTTTGCCGTGGCACCGCCCAAGCCACATCACACCACACTCAAGGAGCTGTTTCTCAAGCTGGGCGAGTGGCTCATGGGTGTGGAAAGCCACGCGGAGAGTGCACTGCGACTTATTGGCCAGCTGTTCCTGGACACGCTGAATTTCCTGCGCGACCCCAGCCGTGCGCCCTGGCGCGATATCTCCGGCCACATCTACCGCATCGGCGCCACCGCGTTGCCGATCACGGCGCTGGTCGGATTCCTGATCGGTGTGGTGCTGGCCTACCTCATGTCTCGCCAGTTACGCCAGTTTGGCGCGGACGCCTTTATCGTCAACATCCTCGGCATGGCACTGATACGTGAGCTGGGGCCGGTGCTGGCGGCTATCCTGATTGCGGGTCGCTCGGGTTCGGCCATCACCGCCCAGATTGGCGTGATGCGCGTCACTGAAGAGTTGGATGCCATGCGCGTCATGGGCATACGCCGCGGCTACCGACTGGTGTTCCCGCGGGCACTGGCATTGGCACTGGTCATGCCCTTGCTCGCCATCTGGACCACGGCGGCGTCACTGCTGGGCGGCATGCTGGCGTCCGACTTGTCCATACATCTTTCGCCCGAATATTTCCTGATTGCGCTGCCCAAGGTGGTGCCGCTGTCCAACCTCTGGCTGGCCCTGTTCAAGTCGCTGGTGTTCGGCCTGCTGATTGCCATCAACGGTTGCCACTTCGGCCTGCGTGTGCTGCCCAATACCCAGAGTCTGGGCGAGGGCACTACGGCATCGGTGGTGAGTTCCATCACGCTGGTGATCCTGGTGGATGCGCTGTTTGCCGTGCTGTTCAAGGGGGTGGGGCTGTGA
- a CDS encoding enoyl-CoA hydratase/isomerase family protein — translation MADHSSFLSTPELSVELRGTVLWLTITREERRNAMSHGVLASMAQAVTQAQAHRDIRAIVVTGAGSKAFCAGADLQSANAFTTDYSEPHGHLAQVLRAVRASTIPLIARVNGACMAGGMGLMSMCDMAVASSHAVFGLPEVKVGVFPAQVLSVLQHLIPRRVLVEMCLTGEPITSAQALEYGLVNYVDDDVDAKLQWLLERMLDKSPAAIRRGLYTMKKVESMAFEESMAFTESQIALFTLTEDAKEGQKAFQEKRKPQWAGK, via the coding sequence ATGGCTGACCACTCTTCGTTTCTCTCCACGCCCGAACTTTCGGTCGAGCTACGCGGCACCGTGCTGTGGCTGACCATCACGCGCGAAGAACGCCGCAATGCCATGAGCCATGGCGTGCTGGCATCCATGGCGCAGGCAGTTACACAGGCACAGGCGCACCGCGACATCCGTGCCATCGTGGTCACGGGCGCAGGCAGCAAGGCCTTCTGCGCCGGCGCGGACCTGCAAAGTGCCAACGCATTCACCACCGACTACTCCGAGCCGCATGGCCATCTGGCGCAGGTGCTGCGGGCTGTGCGTGCCAGCACCATTCCGTTGATCGCGCGGGTCAACGGCGCCTGCATGGCCGGTGGCATGGGCCTGATGAGCATGTGCGACATGGCCGTTGCCTCCAGCCACGCGGTGTTCGGCTTGCCGGAAGTCAAGGTGGGTGTGTTCCCCGCACAGGTGCTCAGTGTGCTGCAGCACCTGATTCCACGCCGCGTACTGGTGGAGATGTGCCTCACCGGCGAGCCCATTACCAGCGCGCAGGCGCTGGAATACGGGCTGGTGAACTATGTGGACGACGATGTGGATGCCAAGCTGCAGTGGCTGCTGGAGCGCATGCTGGACAAGTCGCCGGCGGCCATCCGGCGCGGCCTCTACACCATGAAGAAGGTGGAATCCATGGCCTTTGAGGAGTCTATGGCCTTCACCGAGAGCCAGATCGCGCTCTTCACCCTGACCGAAGACGCCAAGGAAGGCCAGAAGGCCTTCCAGGAAAAACGCAAACCCCAGTGGGCCGGAAAATAA
- a CDS encoding GMC family oxidoreductase N-terminal domain-containing protein, with amino-acid sequence MSDTTFDYIIVGAGTAGCLLANRLSANASKRVLLIEAGRKDDYHWIHIPVGYLYCIGNPRTDWLYNTEPDAGLNGRTLRYPRGKTLGGCSSINGMIYMRGQARDYDQWAALTGDAAWSWDNSLPYFKLHEDHHKGANTLHGAKGQAPELLQQDGSEYRTILRHHQAGGEWRVEKQRLRWDVLDAFAQAATQAGIPATDDFNRGSNEGVGYFEVNQRAGWRWNTAKAFLRPTCYGRPNFELWTNAQVAKLLVEPNTAGEDRPLRCTGVQVWNGSEMVTATARAEVILCAGAIGSPQILQLSGIGPAPLLQSLGIPVVHDLPGVGENLQDHLQIRAVFKVKGATTLNTQANSLWGKAKIGLEYALKRSGPMSMAPSQLGAFTRSDASQPYPNLEYHVQPLSLEAFGQPLHSFNAFTASVCNLNPSSRGHVRITSPDFRMAPAIAPNYLSTDEDRKIAADSLRLTRNIVRQPALQKYAPEEYKPGVQFQTDAELAKLAGDIATTIFHPVGTTQMGRADDPTSVVDSRLRVHGVAGLRVVDAGVMPRITSGNTNSPTLMIAEKAAEWIAQGKS; translated from the coding sequence ATGAGTGACACCACCTTTGACTACATCATTGTCGGCGCCGGAACGGCCGGCTGCCTGCTGGCCAACCGCCTGAGTGCCAACGCCTCCAAGCGCGTGCTGCTGATCGAGGCCGGCCGCAAGGACGACTACCACTGGATCCACATTCCGGTCGGCTACCTCTACTGCATAGGCAACCCGCGCACCGACTGGCTCTACAACACCGAGCCCGACGCCGGCCTCAACGGCCGCACCCTGCGCTACCCGCGCGGCAAGACACTGGGCGGCTGCAGCAGCATCAACGGCATGATCTACATGCGCGGTCAGGCGCGCGACTACGACCAGTGGGCCGCGCTCACCGGCGATGCCGCCTGGAGCTGGGACAACAGCCTGCCCTACTTCAAGCTGCACGAAGACCACCACAAGGGTGCCAACACCCTGCACGGTGCCAAAGGTCAGGCGCCCGAGCTGCTGCAGCAAGACGGCTCCGAGTACCGCACCATCCTGCGCCACCACCAGGCCGGCGGCGAATGGCGGGTGGAAAAGCAGCGCCTGCGCTGGGACGTGCTCGATGCCTTCGCTCAGGCCGCCACTCAGGCCGGCATTCCCGCCACCGATGACTTCAACCGCGGCAGCAACGAAGGCGTGGGCTACTTCGAGGTGAACCAGCGCGCCGGCTGGCGCTGGAACACGGCCAAGGCCTTTCTGCGGCCCACCTGCTATGGTCGCCCCAACTTCGAGTTGTGGACCAACGCCCAGGTCGCCAAGCTGCTGGTGGAACCCAACACCGCAGGCGAGGACCGCCCGCTGCGCTGTACCGGCGTGCAGGTCTGGAACGGTTCGGAGATGGTGACCGCCACGGCGCGTGCCGAGGTCATCCTGTGCGCCGGCGCCATTGGCTCGCCGCAGATTCTGCAGCTCAGCGGCATCGGGCCCGCACCCTTGCTGCAGTCGCTGGGCATTCCGGTCGTGCACGACCTGCCGGGCGTGGGCGAGAACCTGCAGGACCATCTGCAGATTCGCGCGGTGTTCAAGGTCAAGGGCGCGACCACCCTCAACACCCAGGCCAATTCCCTCTGGGGCAAGGCCAAGATCGGCCTGGAATACGCGCTCAAGCGCAGCGGTCCCATGAGCATGGCGCCCAGCCAGCTGGGCGCCTTCACCCGTAGCGATGCGTCCCAGCCCTACCCCAACCTGGAGTACCACGTGCAGCCTCTCAGCCTGGAGGCTTTCGGCCAGCCGCTGCACAGCTTCAATGCCTTTACCGCCAGCGTCTGCAACCTCAACCCCAGCAGCCGCGGCCACGTGCGCATCACCTCGCCCGATTTCCGCATGGCGCCGGCCATTGCGCCCAACTACCTCAGCACCGACGAGGACCGCAAGATCGCCGCCGACTCGCTACGCCTGACCCGCAACATCGTGCGCCAGCCCGCCTTGCAGAAGTACGCCCCTGAGGAGTACAAGCCCGGCGTGCAGTTCCAGACCGATGCCGAACTGGCCAAGTTGGCCGGGGACATTGCCACCACGATTTTTCATCCCGTGGGAACCACGCAGATGGGCCGCGCCGACGACCCAACCAGCGTGGTCGACTCGCGGCTGCGGGTGCACGGCGTGGCGGGCTTGCGCGTGGTGGATGCGGGCGTGATGCCGCGCATCACCAGCGGCAACACCAATTCGCCCACCCTGATGATTGCGGAAAAGGCCGCCGAATGGATTGCACAGGGTAAGTCCTGA
- a CDS encoding TSUP family transporter encodes MEMLVVALASLFAGFVDSMVGGGGLILIPALLTTFPNAHPATLFGTNKGASVWGTGIATLQYSRRVQMPWHALIPAATAGFVASLGGAWLVTVVSPDYLRKILPLILVLVLGYTLARKELGRHHAPRFTGSAEAVAACCIGAVIGFYDGFFGPGTGSFFVFCMVRFLGYDFLHASAAAKLLNTATNVSALILFIYKGHIWWHFALVMAVANVVGSLAGTHIALKHGTGFVRVVFILVVSALIFKTGYDAFLR; translated from the coding sequence ATGGAAATGCTTGTCGTGGCCCTGGCCTCACTTTTCGCCGGTTTTGTGGATTCGATGGTCGGGGGCGGCGGGCTGATCCTGATTCCTGCTCTGCTCACCACCTTCCCCAACGCCCACCCGGCCACGCTGTTTGGCACCAATAAGGGCGCCTCGGTCTGGGGCACGGGTATTGCCACGTTGCAGTACAGCCGCCGTGTCCAGATGCCCTGGCACGCGTTGATTCCAGCAGCCACCGCGGGCTTTGTGGCGTCGCTGGGCGGCGCTTGGCTGGTGACCGTCGTGTCACCAGACTACCTGCGCAAGATCCTGCCGCTCATCCTGGTGCTGGTACTGGGCTACACGCTGGCGCGCAAGGAGCTGGGGCGGCACCATGCCCCCCGCTTCACGGGCTCGGCAGAGGCGGTAGCGGCCTGCTGCATTGGCGCTGTCATCGGCTTTTACGATGGTTTCTTTGGGCCTGGCACCGGCAGCTTCTTTGTCTTCTGCATGGTGCGTTTTCTGGGCTACGACTTCCTGCATGCTTCGGCAGCAGCCAAGCTGCTCAACACGGCGACCAATGTGTCGGCCCTGATCCTGTTCATCTACAAGGGTCACATCTGGTGGCACTTCGCACTGGTGATGGCGGTTGCCAACGTGGTGGGCAGCCTGGCCGGCACCCACATTGCCCTCAAACACGGCACCGGCTTCGTACGCGTCGTTTTCATTCTGGTGGTCTCGGCATTGATTTTCAAGACCGGCTACGACGCGTTCCTGCGTTAA